One genomic region from Amycolatopsis sp. FBCC-B4732 encodes:
- a CDS encoding oxidoreductase — translation MRVVLLVLALLVSVAAPASAGEHPPKWELKPTGVTAQFRGLSAVSARVAWVSGTQGTVLRTTDGGATWKSVGPPGTETLQFRDIEAFDADHAVTLSIGPGTDSRVYRTDDGGAHWRLAFQNTDAAAFYDCLAFFDPWRGLAMSDPVDGHFRVQATFDGGRSWRQVPDSGFPPALPGEAGFAASGQCITTSGPFDAWLATGGGATARVLHSGDGGRHWTASGTPLPSSPSAGVFALAFRSLSQGVAIGGDFASPDAPGPAVALTRDRGRTWTTPGQYPAGYRSGLAWRGGTVLAVGPGGSDLSPDGGRHWTRFDDGSFDSVDCAGAACWASGVQGRVARLSR, via the coding sequence ATGCGTGTCGTGCTGCTCGTGCTCGCCCTGCTGGTCTCCGTCGCGGCACCGGCTTCGGCGGGGGAGCACCCGCCGAAGTGGGAGCTGAAACCGACCGGCGTCACCGCTCAGTTCCGCGGCCTCTCCGCGGTCAGCGCCCGCGTCGCGTGGGTCAGCGGGACCCAGGGGACCGTCCTGCGCACCACCGACGGCGGGGCCACCTGGAAGTCCGTCGGGCCGCCCGGCACCGAGACCCTCCAGTTCCGCGACATCGAGGCCTTCGACGCCGACCACGCCGTGACGCTGTCGATCGGTCCCGGCACCGATTCACGCGTCTACCGGACCGACGACGGCGGTGCGCACTGGCGCCTTGCGTTCCAGAACACCGACGCGGCCGCGTTCTACGACTGCCTCGCCTTCTTCGACCCGTGGCGCGGCCTGGCGATGAGCGACCCGGTCGACGGGCACTTCCGCGTGCAGGCCACCTTCGACGGCGGCCGCAGCTGGCGGCAGGTCCCCGACAGCGGCTTCCCGCCCGCCCTGCCCGGCGAGGCGGGCTTCGCGGCCAGCGGTCAGTGCATCACCACCTCGGGGCCGTTCGACGCCTGGCTCGCGACCGGCGGCGGTGCCACCGCCCGCGTCCTGCACTCCGGTGACGGCGGCCGCCACTGGACCGCCTCCGGCACGCCGTTGCCGAGCAGTCCCTCGGCGGGCGTGTTCGCCCTCGCCTTCCGCTCGCTGTCACAGGGGGTCGCGATCGGCGGCGACTTCGCGAGCCCGGACGCGCCCGGCCCGGCCGTCGCGCTGACCCGCGACCGCGGCCGCACCTGGACCACCCCGGGGCAGTACCCCGCCGGGTACCGCTCCGGGCTGGCCTGGCGCGGCGGGACCGTGCTCGCGGTCGGCCCCGGTGGCAGCGACCTCAGCCCCGACGGCGGCCGGCACTGGACCCGGTTCGACGACGGCAGCTTCGACAGCGTCGACTGCGCCGGCGCGGCCTGCTGGGCCAGTGGTGTCCAAGGCCGCGTCGCCCGCCTGAGCCGCTAG
- a CDS encoding helix-turn-helix domain-containing protein, with translation MPTRTAEQRRHAEKAAYDAYLAACPTRKLLDEIAGKWVSLILVALGDGPQRYSDLSRRIAGVSQKMLTQTLRVLERDGLVHREVTPSVPVRVDYSLTPLGESLRALVAGFKDWAEANFDAVDAARTDYDARTPDLTIGPGGAG, from the coding sequence GTGCCCACGCGCACGGCGGAACAGCGGCGGCACGCCGAAAAGGCCGCCTACGACGCCTACCTCGCCGCCTGCCCGACCCGGAAGCTGCTGGACGAGATCGCCGGCAAGTGGGTCAGCCTGATCCTGGTCGCGCTCGGTGACGGGCCGCAGCGCTACAGCGACCTTTCGCGGCGCATCGCCGGCGTCAGCCAGAAGATGCTCACCCAGACCCTGCGGGTGCTCGAACGCGACGGTCTCGTGCACCGCGAGGTGACGCCTTCGGTTCCCGTCCGCGTCGACTATTCCCTTACGCCACTGGGGGAATCGCTGCGCGCGCTGGTGGCCGGGTTCAAGGACTGGGCGGAGGCGAACTTCGACGCCGTCGACGCCGCGCGCACCGATTACGACGCGCGTACACCGGACCTCACGATCGGGCCGGGCGGCGCGGGCTAG
- a CDS encoding SDR family oxidoreductase, with product MDDRVLLITGASRGLGAATARLAAEAGFKVALVARRAESVTALAAELGEDRALALGADVGDWPSVSGAVTRAVERFGRLDAAFANAGIGVGTSFFGDDDPDPRAWEEMVRTNVLGAAYTARAVLPALKGTAGHLLITGSVAGRYIRNASLYSATKWAVTGMAGAIREEAVGTGVRVTLINPGITDTDILTDEQRTKPMLAAGDVARAVLYALQQPPSVDVNEIMVRPTGQVL from the coding sequence ATGGATGATCGCGTACTCCTCATCACCGGTGCCTCGCGCGGGCTCGGCGCCGCCACCGCGCGGCTGGCCGCCGAAGCCGGGTTCAAGGTCGCGCTCGTGGCGCGCAGGGCCGAGTCCGTCACGGCGCTCGCCGCCGAGCTGGGCGAAGACCGGGCCCTCGCGCTCGGCGCCGACGTCGGCGACTGGCCGAGCGTCTCCGGGGCCGTCACGCGGGCCGTCGAGCGGTTCGGGCGGCTCGACGCGGCCTTCGCCAACGCCGGGATCGGCGTCGGGACGTCGTTCTTCGGCGACGACGACCCCGATCCGCGGGCGTGGGAGGAGATGGTGCGCACCAACGTCCTCGGCGCCGCCTACACCGCCCGCGCGGTGCTGCCCGCGCTGAAGGGAACCGCCGGGCACCTGCTGATCACCGGCTCGGTCGCGGGCCGCTACATCCGCAACGCCAGCCTCTACTCGGCGACGAAGTGGGCGGTGACCGGGATGGCGGGCGCGATCCGTGAGGAGGCCGTCGGCACCGGCGTCCGGGTCACGCTGATCAACCCGGGCATCACCGACACCGACATCCTCACCGACGAGCAGCGCACGAAGCCGATGCTGGCGGCCGGGGACGTCGCCCGCGCGGTGCTGTACGCCCTCCAGCAGCCGCCCTCGGTCGACGTCAACGAGATCATGGTCCGCCCGACCGGCCAGGTGCTCTAG
- a CDS encoding NADP-dependent oxidoreductase yields the protein MRAVVVRRFGGPAVLEVAEVPVPEPGPGQVRIRVAAAAVNPVDLATRAGILTAAGVIPPREVLGLGWDVAGDVDAAGPGARFRPGDTVLGLRDRIALPLGAYADYVVLDASAVALAPPGVSPVEAATLPLNALTAAQALDLVESAGAVLVTGAAGAVGGYAVALAHARGRQVVAVAGEADEAIVRGFGADEFVPRGRDLGERVRALVPGGVDAVLDTALLGLDALDAVRGGGEFVAFAAGAAPIPLRGVRVRTVWIRADGERLAGLATTLRPRVAGVLPLEKAPEAHERLAAGGVRGRLVLTP from the coding sequence ATGCGCGCGGTGGTGGTCCGGCGGTTCGGTGGCCCGGCGGTACTGGAGGTGGCTGAAGTCCCGGTGCCGGAGCCGGGTCCGGGGCAGGTGCGGATCCGGGTGGCGGCGGCCGCGGTCAACCCGGTCGACCTCGCGACGCGGGCCGGGATCCTGACCGCAGCGGGCGTGATCCCGCCGCGGGAGGTGCTCGGCCTGGGCTGGGACGTCGCGGGTGACGTCGACGCCGCCGGCCCGGGCGCGCGGTTCCGGCCCGGGGACACCGTGCTCGGCCTGCGCGACCGGATCGCGCTCCCGCTCGGCGCCTACGCCGACTACGTCGTTCTCGACGCCTCCGCCGTCGCTCTCGCGCCCCCTGGCGTCTCCCCCGTCGAAGCCGCCACCCTCCCGCTCAACGCGCTGACCGCGGCCCAGGCGCTCGACCTCGTCGAGAGCGCCGGGGCCGTGCTGGTCACCGGGGCGGCGGGCGCGGTCGGCGGGTACGCCGTCGCCCTCGCGCACGCCCGGGGGCGCCAGGTCGTCGCCGTCGCGGGCGAAGCCGACGAGGCCATCGTCCGGGGGTTCGGCGCCGACGAGTTCGTCCCGCGCGGCCGGGACCTCGGTGAACGCGTGCGAGCTCTGGTCCCCGGCGGGGTGGACGCCGTCCTCGACACCGCGCTCCTCGGGCTGGACGCGCTCGACGCCGTCCGGGGCGGCGGCGAGTTCGTCGCTTTCGCCGCCGGGGCCGCCCCGATCCCGCTGCGCGGCGTCCGCGTCCGCACCGTGTGGATCCGCGCCGACGGCGAACGGCTCGCCGGGCTGGCCACGACCCTCCGGCCACGGGTCGCCGGCGTCCTCCCGCTCGAGAAAGCCCCGGAAGCGCACGAACGGCTGGCCGCGGGCGGGGTGCGTGGCAGGCTCGTCCTGACTCCCTAG